Proteins encoded in a region of the Tautonia rosea genome:
- a CDS encoding response regulator, whose protein sequence is MPPTLLIVEDDRSLLEVWKTIFSTRGWHVSSATTLAEGLAHLDPPPDYVILDLELPDGSGEAILRQIRELGLKTRVAVTTGSDDLSRLTDLHPEALFQKPVDVAAIWQQGGFAQVN, encoded by the coding sequence GTGCCACCAACGCTCTTGATTGTGGAAGACGATCGCTCGCTGCTCGAAGTCTGGAAAACCATTTTCTCAACACGTGGATGGCATGTTTCGTCAGCCACCACGCTGGCCGAGGGTTTGGCTCATCTGGATCCGCCCCCGGACTATGTGATTCTTGATCTGGAACTGCCCGACGGCAGCGGCGAAGCGATCCTCAGGCAGATTCGGGAGTTAGGGCTGAAGACCCGCGTTGCTGTAACTACGGGATCAGATGATCTCTCTCGGCTGACCGACTTGCACCCCGAAGCCCTGTTTCAGAAGCCGGTCGATGTGGCCGCCATCTGGCAGCAGGGAGGATTTGCCCAGGTGAACTGA